One window of Mycoplasma parvum str. Indiana genomic DNA carries:
- the rpmA gene encoding 50S ribosomal protein L27, whose amino-acid sequence MASKKGVGSTKNGRDSAPKYLGAKLSDGQLAQAGSIIYRQRGKKIHPGENVGMGKDHTLYAQVTGIVKYFSFKGNKTKVRVEELKKD is encoded by the coding sequence ATGGCTTCCAAAAAAGGAGTAGGTTCAACTAAAAATGGAAGAGATTCAGCTCCTAAATATTTAGGAGCTAAATTAAGTGATGGTCAATTGGCTCAAGCTGGTTCAATTATTTATAGACAAAGGGGTAAAAAAATCCATCCTGGAGAAAATGTTGGAATGGGAAAAGATCATACTTTATATGCACAAGTAACTGGAATAGTTAAATATTTTTCTTTTAAAGGAAATAAAACAAAAGTTAGAGTTGAAGAATTAAAAAAAGATTAA